Proteins from a genomic interval of Acomys russatus chromosome 19, mAcoRus1.1, whole genome shotgun sequence:
- the Tmem86b gene encoding lysoplasmalogenase, which translates to MDARKEGLPLKIIFSDQHPQVRRWLVPFILACSLYFLLWIPDDQPSWVSALVKCLPILCLVVFLWAVAPGGSYSRLLQGALVCSAVGDACLIWPEAFVYGMAAFSAAHLFYLWAFGLSPLKPGLLLVTILTSLIYYSFLVPHLEPDMVLPVLAYGLILTSMLWRSLVWGGSASWGGVVFTVSDGVLAWNTFVYSFPFARLLTMTTYYVAQLLLTLSALRDPGLKTH; encoded by the exons ATGGATGCTAGAAAAGAGGGGCTGCCCCTGAAGATAATCTTCTCAGACCAA CACCCCCAGGTCCGCAGGTGGCTGGTCCCCTTCATCCTTGCCTGctccctctacttcctcctctggATTCCTGACGACCAGCCGTCCTGGGTCAGTGCCCTGGTCAAGTGCCTGCCCATTCTCTGCCTGGTTGTGTTCCTGTGGGCTGTGGCCCCTGGTGGGAGCTATTCGCGGCTCCTGCAGGGAGCTCTAGTGTGTTCTGCTGTGGGAGATGCCTGCCTCATCTGGCCTGAAGCTTTCGTTTATG gcATGGCTGCCTTCTCTGCTGCCCATTTATTCTACCTCTGGGCTTTTGGCCTGTCCCCCCTGAAGCCTGGATTGCTGCTGGTCACCATCCTGACCTCTCTTATATACTACAGCTTCCTTGTACCTCACCTTGAGCCGGACATGGTCCTGCCCGTGTTGGCCTATGGGCTGATCCTGACCTCCATGCTGTGGCGCAGCCTTGTCTGGGGTGGGAGTGCAAGCTGGGGTGGTGTGGTCTTCACTGTCTCTGATGGTGTGCTGGCCTGGAACACTTTCGTCTACTCCTTTCCTTTTGCCCGCCTATTGACCATGACCACCTACTATGTagcccagctcctcctcacccTGTCAGCCCTCAGGGACCCAGGGCTCAAAACCCACTAA
- the Ppp6r1 gene encoding serine/threonine-protein phosphatase 6 regulatory subunit 1 isoform X2: MFWKFDLHTSSHLDTLLEKEDLSLPELLDEEDVLQECKVVNRKLLDFLLQPSHLQAMVAWVTQEPPSSGEERLRYKYPSVACEILTSDVPQINDALGADESLLNRLYGFLQSGDNLNPLLASFFSKVMGILINRKTDQLVSFLRKKDDFVDLLLRHIGTSAIMDLLLRLLTCVERPQLRQDVFNWLNEEKIVQRLIEQIHPSKDDNQHSNASQSLCDIIRLSREQMIQGQDSPEPDQLLATLEKQETIEQLLSNMFEGEQCQSVIVNGIQVLLTLLEPRRPRSDSVTMNNFFSSVDGQLELLAQGALDNAMSSMGALHALRPRLDRFHQLLVEPPKLEPLQMTWGSLSPPLGNTRLHVVKLLASALSTNAAALTQELLVLDVPNTLLDLFFHYVFNNFLHAQVEVCVSAMLSSGPPSDSSSETPVPNPIVKHLLQHCRLVERVLTSWEENDRVQSGGGPRKGYMGHLTRLANAVVQNAEQGPNAEQLGQLLKELPEEQQQRWEAFVSGPLAETNKKNTVDLVNTHHLHSSSDDEDDRLKEFNFPEEAVLQQAFMDFQMQRMTSAFIDHFGFNDEEFGEQEESVNAPFDKTANITFSLNADDENPNANLLEICYKDRIQQFDDEEEEEEEGRGSAESDGEYGAWQGSQPARASHAGQPPGVRSGGSTDSEEDEEDEEEEDEDEGAGQAACGRTSPSSFPSPSPQASGPSWTATFDPVPTDAPTGSPVSRKADMSSTQILTNPLAHDAPQLRSQDPIPPSAPQEVTDSSKVAEALAPCQALVSVADVQATLHGMRSAPSSLDSATRDPSTSVPAFEAHHSPQTIEGEKSPELLGLPQSQSAPALEMPNGSTPGGPVSLGSQ, translated from the exons GTACCCTAGTGTAGCCTGTGAGATCCTGACCTCTGATGTGCCCCAGATCAACGATGCCCTGGGTGCAGATGAGTCCCTCCTGAACCGGCTCTATGGCTTCCTGCAGAGTGGTGACAACCTCAACCCACTGCTTGCTAGCTTTTTCAGCAAGGTCATGGGCATTCTCATCAATCGCAAAACAGACCAG CTTGTGTCCTTCCTGCGCAAGAAAGATGACTTTGTGGACCTGTTGCTGCGCCACATTGGCACCTCGGCCATCATGGACCTCCTGTTGCGCCTGCTTACTTGTGTGGAGCGGCCCCAGCTGCGGCAGGATGTCTTCAAT TGGCTCAATGAAGAGAAGATTGTCCAGCGACTAATTGAGCAGATCCACCCATCAAAAGATGACAAT CAACATTCCAATGCATCCCAGTCCCTGTGTGACATCATCCGCCTGAGCCGGGAGCAGATGATCCAAGGCCAGGACAGCCCGGAGCCAGACCAGCTGTTGGCCACCTTGGAGAA GCAGGAGACCATCGAGCAGCTTCTGAGTAACATGTTTGAGGGAGAGCAGTGCCAGTCTGTCATTGTCAATGGGATCCAGGTGCTGCTGACCCTCCTGGAGCCTAGGAGGCCAAG GTCTGACTCTGTGACCATGAACAACTTCTTTAGCAGTGTGGATGGGCAGTTGGAGCTCCTGGCCCAGGGGGCCCTGGATAATGCAATGTCCAGTATGGGTGCCTTGCATGCCCTGCGTCCCCGGCTTGACCGCTTCCATCAGCTCCTGGTTGAACCTCCCAAG TTGGAGCCTCTGCAGATGACGTGGGGCAGTCTGTCCCCACCCCTGGGTAACACGAGGTTACATGTGGTCAAGCTCCTGGCCAGTGCCCTGAGTACCAACGCCGCTGCCTTGACGCAGGAGCTCCTGGTGCTGGATGTACCCAACACCTTACTG GACCTCTTCTTCCACTATGTATTCAACAACTTCCTGCATGCTCAAGTGGAGGTGTGTGTGAGCGCCATGCTGAGTTCCGGGCCCCCTTCAGACAGCAGCTCCGAGACACCTGTCCCAAACCCTATTGTGAAACAT CTCCTTCAGCACTGCCGCTTGGTGGAGCGTGTTCTGACATCCTGGGAGGAGAACGACCGTGTGCA GTCTGGAGGGGGCCCAAGGAAAGGCTACATGGGTCACCTGACTCGGTTGGCCAATGCTGTGGTGCAGAATGCAGAACAGGGGCCCAATGCTGAACAACTGGGGCAGCTTCTAAAGG AGCTGccagaagagcagcagcagcggtgggaAGCGTTTGTGTCAGGACCCCTGGCTGAGACCAATAAGAAGAACACAGTGGATCTG GTGAACACTCACCACCTTCACTCCTCcagtgatgatgaagatgaccGCCTCAAGGAGTTCAACTTCCCCGAGGAGGCTGTATTGCAGCAG GCCTTCATGGACTTCCAGATGCAACGCATGACCTCAGCCTTCATTGACCACTTTGGCTTTAATGATGAGGAATTTGGGGAGCAGGAGGAAAGTGTGAA TGCACCATTTGACAAGACTGCCAACATCACCTTCTCCCTAAATGCTGATGATGAGAAT CCCAATGCCAACCTGCTTGAGATATGCTACAAGGACCGGATCCAGCAGTTcgatgatgaggaagaagaggaggaggagggccgaGGTTCAGCAGAGTCAGATGGAGAATATGGTGCCTGGCAGGGCAGCCAGCCAGCGAGGGCATCCCATGCAGGCCAGCCCCCTGGTGTCCG GAGTGGAGGAAGCACAGATAgcgaggaggatgaggaggatgaggaagaggaggatgaggatgagggggctggccaggcagcctgtgGAAGAAccagcccttcctccttccccagccccagccctcagGCTTCTG GCCCAAGTTGGACAGCTACCTTTGACCCAGTGCCTACGGATGCCCCAACAGGTTCTCCAGTTTCCAGGAAGGCAGACATGTCCTCTACCCAGATCCTGACCAACCCTCTAGCCCATGATGCCCCACAGCTCAG GTCTCAGGACCCCATACCCCCCTCAGCACCTCAGGAAGTCACAGATAGCAGCAAAGTAGCGGAGGCCTTGG CCCCCTGCCAGGCCTTGGTTAGTGTTGCGGATGTCCAGGCCACTCTGCATGGGATGCGCTCTGCCCCCAGCTCCTTGGACAG TGCAACCAGAGACCCCTCTACCTCTGTCCCAGCCTTTGAGGCCCACCATTCCCCCCAGACCATAGAGGGGGAAAAGAGCCCAGAACTTTTGGGGCTTCCCCAAAGCCAGAG TGCCCCGGCCCTTGAGATGCCCAATGGCTCTACCCCAGGAGGGCCTGTTTCATTGGGTTCCCAGTGA